The following are encoded in a window of Flavobacteriales bacterium genomic DNA:
- a CDS encoding biopolymer transporter ExbD produces MSRFKDKGGKGIPAISTASLPDIIFMLLFFFMVTTVMREVDLKVKVTLPEASETTKLEDKALVDYIYIGPPVSAALGTEPLIQLNDQFARLDEIDGWVQDGNGRRDEVLQPKITRSLKVDKETNMKIVTDVKQELRKSNALKINYSTARGR; encoded by the coding sequence ATGTCGCGATTCAAGGACAAAGGAGGCAAGGGCATACCGGCGATCAGCACCGCCTCGCTGCCCGATATCATCTTCATGCTGCTGTTCTTCTTCATGGTCACCACCGTGATGCGTGAGGTGGACCTGAAGGTGAAGGTCACCCTGCCCGAGGCCTCCGAGACCACCAAACTGGAGGACAAGGCGCTGGTGGATTACATCTACATCGGCCCGCCGGTGAGCGCCGCCCTCGGCACCGAGCCGCTCATCCAGCTCAACGACCAGTTCGCCCGGCTGGACGAGATCGACGGCTGGGTGCAGGATGGCAACGGCCGCCGGGACGAGGTGCTTCAACCGAAGATCACCCGCTCGCTGAAGGTGGACAAGGAGACCAACATGAAGATCGTCACCGACGTGAAGCAGGAGCTGCGCAAGAGCAACGCCCTGAAGATCAACTACAGCACCGCGCGCGGCCGCTGA
- a CDS encoding TatD family hydrolase, whose product MEFVDTHAHLYHAQFDGDRADMVRRAIDAGVTRLYLPNIDLDSVETMHALCDAFPAECFPMMGLHPCHVGEYPAKDLSEVERLLHSGRYYAVGETGIDLYWDKTWLPQQREAFRLQVLWARELDLPVVIHCRDSFEETIAIVEAENAPELRGVFHCFTGTPEQARRIIALGGFMLGIGGVITYPKAGLRETMAEVGAEHCVLETDAPYLAPVPHRGRRNESAYIPLIAASLAEATGLSVAEIARITTANADRLFGQTAPQRA is encoded by the coding sequence ATGGAATTCGTAGACACCCATGCCCACCTGTACCACGCGCAGTTCGATGGCGACCGCGCGGACATGGTGCGCCGCGCCATCGACGCGGGCGTCACGCGCCTCTATCTGCCCAACATCGACCTGGACAGTGTGGAGACCATGCACGCCCTGTGCGATGCCTTCCCGGCGGAGTGCTTTCCCATGATGGGCCTGCATCCCTGCCATGTGGGCGAGTACCCCGCCAAGGACCTGAGCGAGGTGGAGCGCCTGTTGCACTCAGGCCGCTACTATGCGGTGGGTGAGACGGGCATCGACCTGTACTGGGACAAGACCTGGCTGCCGCAGCAACGCGAAGCTTTCCGATTGCAGGTGCTATGGGCCAGGGAATTGGATCTGCCCGTGGTGATCCATTGCCGCGACAGCTTCGAGGAGACCATCGCCATCGTGGAAGCCGAGAACGCGCCCGAGTTGCGCGGTGTGTTCCACTGCTTCACCGGCACGCCGGAACAGGCGCGGCGCATCATCGCCTTGGGCGGCTTCATGCTGGGCATCGGCGGGGTCATCACCTATCCCAAGGCGGGTCTTCGCGAGACCATGGCCGAAGTGGGCGCCGAACATTGCGTGCTGGAGACCGACGCGCCCTACCTGGCGCCGGTGCCCCATCGTGGCCGGCGCAACGAAAGCGCCTACATCCCGCTGATCGCGGCATCGCTGGCCGAAGCCACGGGCCTCAGCGTGGCGGAGATCGCCCGCATCACCACCGCCAACGCGGACAGGCTCTTCGGCCAGACCGCCCCCCAGCGCGCATGA
- a CDS encoding biopolymer transporter ExbD: MLKRRKKSGPGEINAGSMADIAFLLLIFFLVTTTMDTDVGILRLLPPIVDDIEEADKVKERNVYVVLINDADMLLVEGEMMDIKDLRAGAKEFMTNPENREDLPEKTRVTKGVIQQEIGNYKSYVAGATDPDAKASYEKTLERWEEKQAAVELFERYGHPAEYMELPGSAVISLQTGSKTSYDMYVQVQNELEAGIRELRDEFSKEKFGRKFTELDDKKEDDQALIKAVRLVYPQRISEAEPVEVGKRQ; encoded by the coding sequence ATGCTCAAGCGACGCAAGAAGTCAGGACCGGGCGAGATCAACGCCGGCAGCATGGCGGACATCGCCTTCCTGCTGCTGATCTTCTTCCTGGTGACCACCACCATGGACACCGACGTGGGCATCCTGCGCCTGCTGCCGCCCATCGTGGACGACATCGAGGAGGCCGACAAGGTGAAGGAGCGCAACGTTTACGTGGTGCTCATCAACGATGCGGACATGCTGCTGGTGGAAGGTGAGATGATGGACATCAAGGACCTGCGTGCCGGGGCCAAGGAGTTCATGACCAACCCCGAGAACCGGGAGGACCTGCCGGAAAAGACGCGCGTGACGAAGGGTGTCATCCAGCAGGAGATCGGCAACTACAAGAGCTACGTGGCCGGCGCCACCGACCCGGATGCCAAAGCCAGCTATGAGAAGACCCTCGAACGCTGGGAGGAGAAGCAGGCGGCGGTGGAACTCTTCGAGCGCTATGGGCATCCGGCCGAATACATGGAGTTGCCGGGTTCGGCGGTGATCTCCCTCCAGACCGGATCGAAGACCAGCTACGACATGTACGTGCAGGTGCAGAACGAACTGGAGGCCGGCATCCGCGAACTGCGCGATGAATTCTCCAAGGAGAAGTTCGGCCGCAAGTTCACTGAGCTGGACGACAAGAAGGAGGATGACCAGGCGCTGATCAAGGCCGTTCGTCTGGTGTATCCGCAACGCATCTCCGAGGCCGAGCCCGTGGAAGTGGGCAAACGCCAATAA
- a CDS encoding T9SS type A sorting domain-containing protein, with the protein MKAWSAIALLCIAADLFAQSGPYFTPFDAPPPCAHRTHVVPKGGPVAHGYDVRYHRMAWTLDPAVNAIAGEVTTWFTATSAIDRLRLDAADELTITAVTRNGSPLTFTHGMGDSLEVQWPFTLQPGDLDSLTIVYHGSPAASGFGSFSIGDFEGSPTLWTLSQPYGAKDWWPCKQDLHDKIDSIDMFVTTPLPCRAVGNGLLVGAEEANGWTTWHWRHRYPIAHYLIATAVADYTVFETEIVLPERTLPMVTYFYGSPADAMMAEFNANDVKQQMPLFNTLFGTYPFINEQYGHARFGWGGGMEHQTMSFMGGWNYELAAHELAHQWFGNKVTCGTWQDIWLNEGFATYLTGLCYDFLVPDLFVGWTKAQIAHVTAQPDGSLLRPDTLDIPSLFDVRITYRKGAMVLHMLRWVLGDAAFFQGCRDYLDDPALAYGSARTTDLKAHLEAASGMDLTWFFHDWYTGEGHPSYTVEWTQDAGGTVSLALHQSTSHSSVPFFALPVPIRFKNAAQDSTVVLDHTFSGQVFTFTLPFQADSALFDPDAKLISANNLVLRVPVSAFGREQLLVYPNPAADQAWIHVGDALHGTIQLALFDATGRLVRERRTTVQGQRIALDLLGLRAGAYTAELRTPQDVVRLWVVKE; encoded by the coding sequence ATGAAGGCTTGGAGCGCCATCGCGCTGCTGTGCATCGCGGCCGATCTGTTCGCGCAATCCGGCCCATACTTCACGCCCTTCGATGCGCCACCGCCTTGTGCGCATCGCACCCATGTGGTGCCCAAGGGCGGCCCCGTGGCGCATGGCTACGACGTTCGTTACCACCGGATGGCCTGGACGCTCGACCCGGCGGTGAACGCCATCGCGGGCGAGGTCACCACCTGGTTCACGGCCACCAGCGCGATCGATCGCCTGCGTCTGGATGCCGCCGATGAACTGACGATCACCGCCGTCACGCGCAACGGATCACCACTGACCTTCACCCACGGCATGGGCGATTCCTTGGAAGTGCAATGGCCCTTCACCCTGCAGCCCGGCGATCTGGATTCGCTCACCATCGTGTACCACGGCAGTCCGGCGGCCAGCGGCTTCGGCAGTTTTTCCATTGGCGACTTCGAGGGCAGCCCCACGCTGTGGACGCTGAGCCAGCCCTATGGCGCCAAGGATTGGTGGCCCTGCAAGCAGGACCTCCACGACAAGATCGACAGCATCGACATGTTCGTGACCACGCCCCTGCCCTGCCGCGCCGTGGGCAACGGTCTGTTGGTGGGCGCGGAAGAAGCGAACGGTTGGACCACCTGGCACTGGCGGCACCGCTATCCCATCGCGCATTACCTCATCGCCACGGCGGTGGCCGACTACACGGTGTTCGAAACGGAGATCGTGCTGCCGGAGCGCACTTTGCCCATGGTGACCTACTTCTATGGCAGCCCGGCCGATGCGATGATGGCGGAGTTCAACGCCAACGACGTGAAGCAGCAGATGCCGCTGTTCAACACGCTCTTCGGCACCTACCCCTTCATCAACGAGCAATACGGCCACGCGCGCTTCGGCTGGGGCGGCGGCATGGAGCACCAGACCATGAGCTTCATGGGCGGCTGGAACTACGAACTGGCCGCGCACGAACTGGCGCACCAATGGTTCGGCAACAAGGTCACCTGCGGCACCTGGCAGGACATCTGGCTCAACGAGGGCTTCGCCACCTACCTCACCGGCCTGTGCTACGACTTTCTGGTGCCGGATCTCTTCGTGGGTTGGACCAAGGCGCAGATCGCGCATGTGACCGCGCAACCCGATGGCAGTTTGCTGCGGCCGGACACGCTGGACATCCCCAGCCTCTTCGATGTGCGCATCACCTACCGCAAGGGCGCCATGGTGCTGCACATGCTGCGCTGGGTGCTGGGCGATGCGGCCTTCTTCCAGGGCTGCCGCGACTACCTGGATGATCCCGCGCTGGCATACGGCAGTGCGCGCACCACCGACCTGAAGGCCCACCTCGAAGCCGCGAGCGGCATGGACCTCACCTGGTTCTTCCACGATTGGTACACCGGCGAGGGCCACCCCAGCTACACCGTGGAATGGACCCAGGATGCGGGCGGCACCGTGTCGCTGGCCTTGCACCAAAGCACCTCGCACAGCAGTGTGCCCTTCTTCGCCCTGCCCGTGCCCATCCGCTTCAAGAACGCTGCGCAGGACAGCACCGTGGTGCTCGATCACACCTTCAGCGGCCAGGTATTCACTTTCACGCTGCCCTTCCAGGCGGACAGCGCGCTCTTCGATCCGGACGCCAAACTGATCAGCGCGAACAACCTGGTGTTGCGTGTGCCCGTGTCGGCCTTCGGGCGGGAACAGTTGCTGGTCTATCCCAACCCCGCTGCGGATCAAGCGTGGATCCATGTGGGCGACGCCTTGCATGGTACGATCCAGCTCGCGCTCTTCGATGCCACCGGACGGCTGGTGCGCGAGCGGCGGACCACCGTGCAAGGCCAGCGCATCGCGTTGGATCTGCTGGGGCTGCGCGCCGGGGCCTATACGGCGGAGTTGCGCACGCCGCAGGACGTGGTGCGCCTGTGGGTGGTGAAGGAGTGA
- a CDS encoding riboflavin synthase: protein MFTGIVEEVGEVVALREEGGNRHFTLRARMALELKVDQSVAHNGACLTVVAVEGDTYTVTAVQETLQRCNLGDLQVGDGVNLERSLRMGDRLDGHMVQGHVDTVTPCLNVREEDGSWRFVFALPEQDRLLVPKGSICLDGVSLTIATLDAQTFSVAVIPYTFAHTTFRQLRPGRRVNVEYDVLGKYVQRMMAGR from the coding sequence ATGTTCACCGGCATCGTGGAGGAAGTGGGCGAGGTGGTCGCCCTGCGCGAGGAGGGTGGCAACCGGCATTTCACGCTGCGCGCGCGCATGGCACTGGAACTGAAGGTGGACCAGAGCGTGGCGCACAACGGCGCCTGCCTCACCGTGGTGGCGGTGGAAGGCGACACGTACACGGTCACCGCTGTTCAGGAAACGCTTCAGCGTTGCAACCTCGGTGATCTGCAAGTGGGCGATGGCGTGAACCTGGAACGGAGCCTCCGTATGGGCGATCGGCTGGATGGCCACATGGTACAAGGCCATGTGGATACGGTGACACCCTGCCTCAACGTGCGCGAGGAGGATGGCAGCTGGCGCTTCGTCTTCGCGCTGCCGGAGCAGGATCGGTTGCTGGTACCCAAGGGCAGCATCTGCCTCGATGGTGTCAGCCTCACGATCGCCACGCTGGATGCGCAGACCTTTTCCGTGGCGGTCATTCCCTACACCTTCGCGCACACCACCTTTCGCCAACTGCGGCCCGGCCGGCGCGTGAACGTGGAGTATGATGTGCTGGGCAAGTACGTGCAGCGGATGATGGCGGGGCGTTGA
- the dusB gene encoding tRNA dihydrouridine synthase DusB, which yields MVRIGPVTLPEFPLLLAPMEDVSDPPFRALCKLHGADLMYTEFISSEGLIRKAAKGMKKLDIFEAERPIGIQLFGGSEDAMEEAARIAEAVRPDLIDINYGCPVHKVVNKGAGACLLLDVDKMVRLTEKVVKAVKLPVTVKTRLGWDDRSRNIVEVAERLQDVGIAALSIHGRTRAQLYKGPADWTLIGEVKNNPRMGIPIFGNGDIDSPEKALEYRARYGVDGVMIGRASIGHPFIFREIKHYMATGMRLAPPTIVEKVEAARQHLRASLAWKGAWEGVVEMRRHYGNYLKGLPNVKEVRLRLCTERDPQVLEAILDEVVATYGLAAVA from the coding sequence ATGGTCCGCATCGGCCCGGTCACCCTGCCGGAATTCCCGCTCCTCCTCGCTCCTATGGAGGACGTGAGCGACCCGCCTTTCCGGGCCCTGTGCAAGCTGCACGGCGCCGATCTGATGTACACCGAGTTCATCAGCAGTGAGGGGCTCATCCGCAAGGCGGCCAAGGGCATGAAGAAGCTGGACATCTTCGAGGCCGAGCGGCCCATCGGCATCCAGCTCTTCGGTGGCAGCGAGGACGCCATGGAAGAGGCCGCGCGCATCGCCGAGGCCGTGCGCCCCGATCTGATCGACATCAACTACGGCTGCCCCGTGCACAAGGTGGTGAACAAGGGCGCGGGCGCCTGCCTGCTGCTGGACGTGGACAAGATGGTGCGCCTCACCGAAAAGGTGGTGAAGGCCGTGAAGCTGCCTGTCACCGTGAAGACACGCTTGGGCTGGGACGACAGGAGCAGGAACATCGTGGAGGTGGCCGAGCGGCTCCAGGATGTGGGCATCGCGGCCCTCAGCATCCACGGCCGCACCCGTGCGCAACTTTACAAGGGTCCGGCGGATTGGACACTCATCGGTGAGGTGAAGAACAACCCGCGAATGGGGATCCCCATCTTCGGCAACGGCGACATCGACTCGCCTGAGAAGGCCCTGGAATACCGCGCGCGCTACGGTGTGGATGGTGTGATGATCGGCCGGGCCAGCATCGGGCATCCCTTCATCTTCCGCGAGATCAAGCACTACATGGCCACAGGCATGCGCCTGGCGCCGCCCACCATCGTGGAGAAGGTGGAAGCCGCCCGCCAGCACCTGCGGGCGTCACTCGCCTGGAAGGGCGCCTGGGAAGGCGTGGTGGAGATGCGGCGGCACTACGGCAATTACCTCAAGGGACTGCCCAACGTGAAGGAGGTGCGACTGCGCCTCTGCACGGAGCGTGATCCACAGGTGCTGGAGGCGATCCTGGATGAGGTGGTGGCCACCTACGGCCTGGCCGCCGTGGCCTGA
- a CDS encoding gliding motility-associated C-terminal domain-containing protein, producing the protein MRAFRPIVLLLALALGQAAWATHNRAGEIIVCHVNGLTYQVTIITHTKLSAPADRPELVLDWGDGTPLDTIARTLIADDPSRDLRRNEYMSLHTYAGPGTFFLQFDDQNRNGGVINVPNSIQVSFCVRTKLVISPATGHNCSVRFEQSPIQDACVNQPWIHNPAAYDLDGDSLSYEPAVCLGNDCLPIAGYTFPGPNYNIDPTTGTITWIAPTQMGEYNIAFIVREWRKVGNVWVEVGYVTRDMQITVRPCDNQPPQITPLQDTCVVAGTLLTFPVQASDPNAGQTVTLTALGQPFVVPSSPATFPPPTGGQNVTGLFTWNTNCSHVRVQPYQVVFTAIDNGQPVQLQDVKTMTIRIVAPPPLDPLATPSGSSMQLTWSPSVCGNATGYRIYRRSGFFGFVPGHCETGVPAYTGYSLIGTVQGVANSNFTDQGPLIFGNQYCYMVTATFADGGESIASEEFCAIPDGQVPLLTHVSVGVTDGLAGIDTVRWTNAYDLDTIARPGPYQFRLYRGTGLNVAEQLIWTSPLHPFLIHPDTVFIDNGLNTRDQPNVYRVEILGDGGDDVIGSSNVASSVFIGTVPNDEQLEIVWSLNTPWVNSSYDVFRLDAGEWVLIGNSSTGSYVDTGLVNGEEYCYHVVSTGAYSDPDIVAPLINWSQEVCGVPVDLTPPCVPELSLDNDCEEPLNTLTWTNPNEVCGDDDTWYYNVWFTPTLQGTPELIGVVVGAANTFFTHTDGFSVAGCYAISAVDSVGNESALSPLACGDNCPEYTLPNVFTPNNDGQNDFFVPFPYRGVKEIDLQVFNRWGQLVFTTTDPDITWRGTHKDSGEPLPDGVYYYVCTVIFKRLAGDEPMVLKGYVHILGSGGQQRFN; encoded by the coding sequence ATGCGCGCTTTCCGCCCGATCGTCCTGTTGCTGGCCCTGGCCCTTGGTCAGGCCGCTTGGGCCACGCACAACCGCGCGGGCGAGATCATCGTGTGCCACGTGAACGGGCTCACCTACCAGGTCACCATCATCACCCACACCAAACTGAGCGCCCCGGCCGACCGCCCGGAACTGGTGCTCGACTGGGGCGATGGCACACCGCTGGACACCATCGCACGCACGCTGATCGCGGACGACCCCTCGCGCGATCTGCGCCGCAACGAATACATGTCCCTGCACACCTACGCCGGCCCGGGCACCTTCTTTCTCCAGTTCGATGATCAGAATCGGAACGGCGGTGTGATCAACGTGCCCAACTCCATCCAGGTGTCCTTCTGTGTGCGCACCAAACTGGTGATCTCGCCGGCCACGGGGCACAACTGCTCGGTGCGCTTCGAGCAATCGCCGATCCAGGACGCCTGCGTGAACCAGCCTTGGATCCACAACCCGGCGGCCTACGACCTGGACGGCGACAGCCTTTCCTACGAGCCTGCGGTGTGCCTGGGCAACGATTGCCTGCCGATCGCGGGGTACACCTTCCCGGGGCCGAACTACAACATCGACCCCACTACGGGCACCATCACCTGGATCGCGCCCACCCAGATGGGCGAGTACAACATCGCCTTCATCGTGCGGGAATGGCGGAAAGTGGGCAACGTGTGGGTGGAGGTGGGCTATGTGACGCGCGACATGCAGATCACCGTGCGCCCCTGCGACAACCAACCGCCGCAGATCACACCCCTGCAGGACACCTGCGTGGTGGCGGGAACGCTGCTCACCTTCCCCGTGCAGGCCAGCGACCCCAACGCGGGCCAAACGGTGACGCTCACCGCGCTGGGGCAGCCCTTCGTGGTGCCCAGCTCGCCGGCCACCTTTCCGCCACCCACCGGCGGGCAGAACGTCACGGGCCTCTTCACCTGGAACACCAACTGCAGCCATGTGCGCGTGCAGCCCTACCAGGTGGTCTTCACCGCCATCGACAATGGCCAGCCCGTGCAACTGCAGGATGTGAAGACCATGACGATCCGCATCGTGGCGCCGCCGCCACTCGACCCCCTGGCCACACCCAGCGGATCGTCCATGCAACTCACCTGGTCGCCCAGCGTGTGCGGCAACGCCACAGGCTACCGCATCTACCGGCGCTCGGGCTTCTTCGGCTTTGTGCCCGGCCATTGCGAAACGGGCGTGCCGGCCTACACGGGCTACAGCCTCATCGGCACCGTGCAGGGCGTGGCCAACAGCAACTTCACCGATCAGGGTCCGCTGATCTTCGGCAACCAGTACTGCTACATGGTCACGGCCACCTTCGCCGATGGCGGGGAGAGCATCGCCAGCGAGGAATTCTGCGCCATCCCCGACGGGCAGGTGCCACTGCTGACCCACGTGAGCGTGGGCGTGACCGATGGCCTGGCGGGCATCGACACGGTGCGCTGGACCAATGCCTATGACCTGGACACCATCGCGCGGCCAGGCCCTTATCAGTTCCGCCTGTATCGCGGCACGGGGCTCAACGTGGCGGAGCAACTCATCTGGACCAGCCCCTTGCATCCTTTCCTGATCCACCCGGACACGGTCTTCATCGACAACGGCTTGAACACACGCGACCAGCCGAATGTGTACCGCGTGGAGATCCTGGGTGATGGAGGCGATGATGTGATCGGATCGAGCAACGTGGCGAGTTCGGTCTTCATCGGCACCGTGCCCAACGATGAGCAATTGGAGATCGTGTGGTCGTTGAACACGCCTTGGGTGAACAGCAGCTACGATGTCTTCCGATTGGACGCCGGTGAATGGGTGCTGATCGGCAACAGCAGCACCGGCAGTTACGTGGACACCGGCCTGGTGAACGGCGAGGAGTACTGCTACCATGTGGTGAGCACCGGCGCGTACAGCGATCCTGACATCGTAGCACCGCTGATCAATTGGAGCCAGGAGGTTTGCGGGGTGCCGGTGGACCTGACACCGCCCTGCGTGCCGGAGCTTTCGCTGGACAACGATTGCGAGGAGCCGCTGAACACGCTCACCTGGACAAACCCCAACGAGGTCTGTGGCGATGACGACACCTGGTACTACAACGTGTGGTTCACGCCGACGCTCCAAGGCACCCCGGAACTGATCGGCGTGGTGGTGGGCGCGGCGAACACCTTCTTCACCCACACCGATGGCTTCTCCGTGGCGGGCTGCTACGCCATCTCCGCCGTGGATTCCGTGGGCAACGAAAGCGCGTTGAGCCCCTTGGCTTGCGGAGACAATTGCCCGGAGTACACACTGCCCAACGTCTTCACCCCGAACAACGACGGGCAGAATGACTTCTTCGTGCCCTTCCCCTACCGCGGCGTGAAGGAGATCGACCTGCAGGTCTTCAACCGGTGGGGCCAGTTGGTCTTCACCACCACGGACCCGGACATCACCTGGCGCGGCACCCACAAGGACAGCGGAGAACCCTTGCCGGACGGCGTGTACTACTACGTCTGCACGGTGATCTTCAAGCGGCTCGCGGGCGATGAACCCATGGTGCTGAAAGGCTACGTCCACATCCTGGGCAGCGGCGGACAACAGCGCTTCAACTGA
- a CDS encoding MotA/TolQ/ExbB proton channel family protein translates to MVRKSLTLCLAGLMIAGLVSPVLAQAGEAAAEVASSGGHQMLKQRFIEGDPTFMAPVLICLILGLAIVIERIIYLNMATTNTTKLLDSVENAIKSGGTDAAKEVCRNTKGPIAGIFYQGLDRAHEGVDIVEKSVVAYGGVEVSRLERGLSWIGLFIALAPMLGFMGTVIGMIDAFDKIAAANNISPAIVAGGIKIALLTTVFGLIVAIILQIFYNYLVSKVDSITGQMEEASIALVDMLVKENQAKH, encoded by the coding sequence ATGGTACGCAAGTCATTGACCCTTTGCCTGGCCGGCCTCATGATCGCCGGTCTCGTTTCCCCGGTACTGGCCCAGGCCGGCGAAGCCGCCGCCGAGGTCGCCTCCTCCGGTGGCCACCAGATGCTCAAACAGCGCTTCATCGAGGGTGACCCCACCTTCATGGCACCGGTGCTCATCTGTCTCATCCTCGGCCTGGCCATCGTCATCGAGCGCATCATCTACCTGAACATGGCCACCACCAACACCACGAAGTTGCTGGACAGCGTGGAGAACGCCATCAAGAGCGGTGGCACCGACGCCGCCAAGGAAGTGTGCCGCAACACCAAGGGGCCTATCGCCGGCATCTTCTACCAGGGCCTGGACCGCGCGCACGAGGGCGTGGACATCGTGGAGAAGAGCGTGGTGGCCTACGGTGGCGTGGAAGTGAGCCGCCTGGAGCGCGGCCTCTCCTGGATCGGTCTGTTCATCGCCCTGGCCCCCATGCTCGGCTTCATGGGCACCGTGATCGGGATGATCGACGCCTTCGACAAGATCGCGGCCGCCAACAACATCAGCCCGGCCATCGTGGCGGGCGGTATCAAGATCGCGCTGCTCACCACGGTTTTCGGTCTCATCGTGGCCATCATCCTGCAGATCTTCTACAACTACCTGGTGAGCAAGGTGGACAGCATCACCGGCCAGATGGAGGAGGCCTCCATCGCCCTGGTGGACATGCTCGTGAAGGAGAACCAAGCCAAACACTGA
- a CDS encoding type I asparaginase — MSRPRVLLIYTGGTIGMWADPRTGALQPMDLAHLEAQVPELARIQVDLRAVAFERPLDSSDIGPDHWIRIAGIIGERYAEHDGFVVLHGSDTMAYTASALSFLLEGLAKPVVLTGSQLPIGTIRTDAKENLITAIEIAAARDAQGNPRVPEVAVYFEYRLLRGNRTVKVHAERFEAFRSPNWPPLAEAGVHLRYDQQAILPLRAGPLRVHDRMDDRVALLWLYPGIRASWVERALEQADLRAVVLATFGSGNGPTDPGFIGALRAARDRGLLLLNVTQCVGGRVEQGRYVTSRAFADMGVVPGADLTVEAALAKLMFLLAAEQGPDAVARRMVAPIAGELTLA, encoded by the coding sequence ATGAGCAGGCCCCGCGTGCTGTTGATCTACACGGGGGGCACCATCGGCATGTGGGCCGACCCCCGCACCGGCGCGCTCCAACCCATGGACCTGGCGCACTTGGAGGCGCAGGTGCCCGAGCTGGCACGCATCCAGGTGGACCTCCGGGCGGTGGCCTTTGAGCGGCCCTTGGACAGCAGCGATATCGGCCCGGACCACTGGATCCGCATCGCCGGGATCATTGGCGAACGCTACGCCGAGCACGACGGTTTCGTGGTGCTGCATGGCAGCGACACCATGGCCTACACCGCCAGTGCGCTCAGCTTCCTGTTGGAAGGACTCGCCAAGCCCGTGGTCCTCACCGGGTCACAGTTGCCCATCGGCACCATCCGCACCGACGCGAAGGAGAACCTGATCACGGCCATCGAGATCGCCGCAGCGCGGGACGCACAGGGCAACCCCAGGGTGCCCGAGGTGGCCGTGTACTTCGAGTACCGCCTGCTGCGCGGCAACCGCACGGTGAAGGTGCATGCTGAACGCTTCGAGGCCTTCCGTTCGCCCAACTGGCCACCCCTGGCCGAGGCTGGTGTACACCTGCGTTATGACCAACAGGCCATCCTGCCCTTGCGCGCCGGTCCCTTGAGGGTGCATGACCGCATGGACGACCGGGTGGCGCTGCTGTGGCTGTACCCGGGCATCCGGGCCTCGTGGGTGGAACGCGCCCTGGAACAAGCGGACCTGCGGGCCGTGGTGCTGGCCACCTTCGGCAGCGGCAACGGCCCCACCGACCCAGGCTTCATTGGTGCCCTGCGTGCGGCGCGCGATCGTGGCCTGCTGTTGCTGAACGTGACCCAATGTGTGGGTGGCCGGGTGGAACAGGGCCGCTACGTCACCAGCCGGGCCTTCGCCGACATGGGGGTGGTGCCGGGGGCCGACCTCACGGTGGAAGCGGCCCTGGCCAAGCTCATGTTCCTGCTGGCCGCCGAGCAGGGACCGGACGCTGTGGCACGGCGAATGGTGGCACCGATCGCCGGGGAGTTGACGTTGGCTTAA